Below is a genomic region from Helianthus annuus cultivar XRQ/B chromosome 2, HanXRQr2.0-SUNRISE, whole genome shotgun sequence.
caacagggctttggatggagtctcaacagtgtctggtatggatgctgTGTGATGGACAGtagttaagtcaggggtttggacagttttagtactgttccttgctaaccactgttgagggtcttgcccaatcacctgctggtaaccgaaaggatgcctattcactctgggtttagagggctttttgtagacctcataaacgtgtggaatcctttggtaagactgtttttctttgccttttctgaactgattggcaggaggtgcatcagtaacctgaacatctcttttaacagatgtttggttcagctattttgtgacagctgtttgaactggcacaaacagtggttgtttctttgtgaatttgacagatggtgatgctgatggactcaaggatgttttagcaagatactcattctttttgatgtcaaagtttttgagatacacacatgcttgagttttgtggtttgttttaccacaaacaatgcagctttcagccgaaactatgacacttgttttgtttatatcataagcttttaagtggaaacagtcttttgttagatggttctttttctcacaaaattcacaaaacaggttatcaattttttctttcttcttccttttttcagactcctttgcagcagaggttttaaccactgctgggatgtccttaagaggaatgactttagcttttggagctttaacaccatcagttgatgtaaagtccattggcttgaaattttcaagaatatcacactcatcagaccattttggtttaaattgatgattttcaatctcctcaaaagcagaggggcccattggtctgtcaagtgtgattttgttaccaagtttgtcagtgattttcacttcttggccattcctgtttgtggggatgtactcagcagttacatcagtggttgaaacagatttttcaaaagcagtgttttcatcatcatgttttctataaccaaccccaaatttcacattgctttttatctgtttctcaagcataacctcataccctttgcatgattccacccatttctcacatgtgatctgggtggattctaactcctttttgcaaacttggtatttttctactatagtttggagttgggttttggttatgctttgctcttctttcatgctgctaatctctttctctttttcagccaatttgtttttaagttcttttaaagatctttcaaatttgacatcatcagttaagattttgttcctaaggttttcattcacctctttgatgttagcaaaagcaataatgcaattgtcagaacatagtttttctagaacttgaggtgataccttggcagcagccatcattgcacaatcacactgagtattctcttcatcaccagctctctcttctttttcacctgccttttcttctttcttatcttcttcagaccatagatctgtcagtagttcaatcagggtacctgaactttcttccaacaatacttcattagccacagcagtaaccactgcttcaatcacctcatccactgtttcagagaccagctgtttctcttcagattcaacaccctcctgtattgactctaatgccatcaaacaaaattcatcgtGAGAAaaaacattagaagcatagagtgcaaagttttcatcactgaggtcttcaggcatactgctccagtcaacaaactcttgagtaaagaaactttgttgatctggttgtgttgctactggagcagtggtttgtggtgcaggttgcacttgtgcctggggagcaggggtttgaacatattgaatatgtggagcagctgtttggacataatgcactggcacaggagcaacagcatagtgagcagtgttcacatgtgctgctggggcatattgggcatagtgcacagtgttttgattttgaggtctaggatttgaactagggtgagtgattatgggaccagttgtttgactcctacactctctagcaaaatgtcctatcatgttacacttatagcacttgattttcgatttatccaacccaacccttagattcccatgcaaccctgggaattttcgccctgttcttttataaaacttgctagttctaacacttagcaaggccagttgatgcaggatgtccatttcctctagatcagtggggtcaaaatgctgtaaatcatttagttcaaagcttaaattgtctgacatctggttttcatttgaagtgaatgcataacctgtagagtgaggatcagggttgttaaaatttgcaccagcagttatgtcaatgaagtgatcataaccctgatccttaccactaccaccagattcttcttgacctagaagagcagtgttaccgaatgaataatcatcaacggttttccctgactcttgtaacttccttttctggttcaactccctttcgtaggtcaggagtcgaccatggagttgggtcaaggtcagatccttgaactcaggtgaatttcgggtgacaaacgctattgtgtcccatttatctggcagtgacctgaggaacctgctgttttgagttgagtttgtaaaggtggttttaacaagcctcagttcactgatgagacaactgaaccgctcaaattgttgcgtcagtgaatcacctttaacatgacaaaatgtttcataatGTTGGTttaggatttccctattgttttctatgacctcttcggtacctccaaactcttccttaagcgcgtcccacaactctttggcattgtcacaatgtaacaatccagcatatatttcgttgggcagcgctgatgctatgatactaaatgctttagcatctagttcaaacttttgatttccgtttcagtataattttcaacaggttttggaacttgttttttagcatcttcagcgcttggcactgtaggaacatgaggaccaaagatgacagacttccaacaacctgtgctttgttgagcgaggatgtgacccatcctcctctgccagatgttgtactcatttctttttagcataggtggtttaaagagagaaCCATTGTTGTTTtcatcgtcctgagattgtgacgtcattcttgttgttttacaggtactgagaaatcaactttagtggtgattaatccttactctgttttcaacgacgaacaaacgatcagtatcaactgttttgagctgaactatttacgtcaaaatgattgttaaatcaaatttgactgtccaagctctgataccaattgttggatctgagtttctttttgattgtattttgtgtttgaagttaagatgaaaatggatgagttgtccagcggaattaaaatgaaaacaaactttgcatacaatcaaatgagagtaatactttaatcaaacatcttttacacaatgaaccgaatgattgaatttaatttcaacaacgattacaaagatagatgtatgaatgcaaactccccctcagcccgagctcagtagtttgttcgtgcaaagaagacgaatgatgtaaagagctgatagaacagtacaaagtactgaactatttataggcacttgctaattactgagcatctttgctgacgtcaccatgaaagtgacatctaacctcctaacaaactctaacctctgatctatacagacactgcttgtgttaactactgctaatacattctattacaaaacagactttagaacagctgctgcaaccttctactgctgtgaatccagcagcacttgtccggatcagcagtgcttgactcaaggcagtagattgaatcagcaggactttagtcttccatcagatctttagttgagcagcagttatgagtcagcagtttggtaagatcagcagataggaggtcatcagtagttgtaatcactttcaaggggagataTTTGTATAtgagcatctgcttattcagaatccactgttctgatccagttttagctttaattatctgttcctctgatagggttcaatcccaacaacaaCTTTGCACAAGCTTAGAATGAAGATTAGGAAGAGATTAAGCTCCAAATAACGCTCTAATGATGCTCCATGCCTTAATGATGCATAGATGGTCATAAGAAGGCTTGATTAGGGTGAAAATGTGGTGATTTTGAAGTGAGAATGGTGGGTGTTCTTGGTGTTGTTTGAGTCGTGGATATAGAGaatgttggtgcatgcatctgtcgacttcgtcttgtatcgagtcttacattgaattgtatagattagggcacgttttacgagaaaatgaGAGAATGTATGTGTATTAgaccctgatttcgctcatagggtattagataggtgatttcgcttatgtggtctagttgggatttcgctcttgtggacaTTGTGtctcttggagcgaaatcacagtACTATATATAGGTATCATGAGCGACATTAGTAGAACAGTTGTACAATTTCCATACCGAAGtgttgccggtgtgaagactgaatGTAATTGAGcttctaatcaatacaatcagtagttaaagtgaagaatcaactgtttctagctttgtttcttgttattccgcacctaaaacagagtagaacacctctgaacgactcattcgggtaaGATCACGATCCTTCAGAGAAGAAAGAAGGGGTTTTTGGTTGCAATTTTGGTGATAGGAAATATGATGGAAAGATATGATAAGATATGTTAATAATTTCAAGATCTTTCAAACTCTACACATAAAATCTTGCAACCATACTCTAAAATGTTGTAGGTTGGTCTTGGTGGGGTCCACCATGTTGACCGAAATAGGGGTATAggtttatttatattatttttataaaagttatataatataagttataaatttataaaactgTTTAGGGATTTAGGGGGTTTAAGGAATTCTTGTGCCATTATCGTTACAACAATATTTTGACGCCAAAATGTGGCTCACTAGATCACTAGTTTAGGTGTTAGAGTGGCAAAAGTACCACTAAGTAGTTCGTCGGTGCAAAAACGGTGAAGTTATGATCGTTGCGACGTAGTACCGGAAAATTGTGTTTCGGATATCTAAGTGATATCCCCAAGCTTATTTAGGGTGTATTATATTAGTTACAAGTCCTACGGACACTAAAATGCTGGATTTTAGTGTCGCGGACATTTTAATTTTGGTTATAATTTGGCGTGGAACGGACAAAACGTAATTATGTGCGGTTACCGGAAAGTTAAGGTGTTTTAGTGTTTAGTGTCCCTAATTAGGTATTTTTATTTGTATCTCATCTATAAAGTGCGTTCGTACCCTTCGTTGCTTGTTCAAACAGTTTTCAGAACTTGCTGGCATTAGTAGTGTGTTCAGGTGAATAGTTTtttcagcattttgccaacatattaggaTATAGTTTGCAGTTTTCTCGTGACATGGCAATTGTATTAGTATATTTTAACATATTTAACCATGTCCTATGATTGCTAGAATTTACACGACCTAGTCGtgcaataattaaatcgtaaTGAGCGAAATTAAATGTTTAAGTCAAGCGTTTAAGCTGTACGGAATTGCCATTATTTTTGCCGGTTGTCACATAATAATCCAGTTGGTTTCTTTACTCCTGGTCTTAATAAGAATGTAGTAGGGGAGAGATTAGGGTATCTAATGGGAAGTGGAATGGATGATGACGAGGGCAGTGTGACTTGTAAGCGTTCGGCAGAACCGCAGGTGCATGGAGAGTTATTGAAGGAGGCTTCAGAAACAACTGATCTTGGGAAAACTTTAGGGGTCGAAAACTTGGATGTTTTTTTACCAAATGTTCAAGAGGTGATTAGAAATGAAGGTTATCAAGGAGGTTCAAAATGAATGTGCTTTCGCTTAACATTCAGGGGTTAGGTGTTCCGGGTAAAGCGACATGGGTGAAGGAAATGTGTATTCAACAAGAGGTTTCGTTTTTAATGGTACAAGAGACGCAATTTTCAAATTAATGTATCTTCTTTAGAATCGGGTGGTTTTCGGGGGAAAGGAGATAATAGAGTCAAGGGGGTGTAAGCGTGTGGCAGGTCGGGTGGTTTAATGTCGTTTTGGGATCCTGGGGTGTTTATGGTTTTAGAGGTGAAGAAGTTTGCTCATTGCTTGCTAGTTTCGAGTACGGTTCGAGGAAGCGGAGTGGTtactaacatgttatatgtgtaTGCGCCTCAGACGAGGGTAGGTAAAAGACAATTATAGGAAGAGATTTTAAATATTATGGGTTCGGGGGAAGGTATGTGGGTAGTGGCGGGAGATTTTAATTCGGTCAGATTATGTTCGGAAAGGAGGAATTCAAAGTTCATCAGTTTAGCTACACGGGATTTTAATGCGTTTATAGATGAAGCTAATCTTCACGAGTTCACTCTAAAAGGTAGGCGATTTACTTTTGTAGCAGGGAATAAGATGAGTCGAATTGACaggatttttgttaattggagtTATTTTATGAAATGGCCAAGTGCTGAGTATAGGGCGCTTTCGCGTGATAAATCGGATCATTCTCCGTTGGTGTTAAAGATTGTTTCTAAAAATTATGGGGCAAAACCCTTCAGATTTTTTAATTCTGGCTTGATAGAGATGGGTTGGGAGAGGTCGTGAGGAAGGTGTTGGATGCGGGAGTTTATTGGGTGTCCCGGATGTCAAATTGTTAAACAAATTTAGAAAATTAAGGAAGGTGATTGGCGAGTGGAATTCGGAATGTATTGATAAAGAGTTGGAAGAAAAGAGGGGTCTGGAGGAAGAGTTGCACCATTTGGATTTAGTCTTGGACTCTAGAGAGCTTACTAAAGAGGAATTTTGGGTCTTGGGGGAAATTAAAAAGCGTTTGAGAGAACTTGATGTTTTAAAGCAAAAAGACGTCAGACAAAAGCCCAGAACTAGGTGGGCGATGGATGGGGATGATAACACAAAGTTTTTTCATGGGATGATCAACAAGAGAAGGTCAGCGACTTTCATTCCGGGGATGTTGGTGGGGGGTGTTTGGGAAACCAAACCGACTGTTGTTAAAAGAGAGGTGTTGGGTTTTTTTCATAGAAAGTTTATTGAGACGATGAAGAGTAGACCTTATTTGTCGTGTTATGGGCTTAAAAGGCTTAGTACGGATGAAGCATAGAGTATTACTAATCGGTTTTCATTAAAAGAGATTAAAGATGTAGTTTTTGAATGCGTTGACCACAAAGCTCCGGGTCCGGATGGCTTCAATTTTCTGTTTATTAAGAAATTTTGGGATCTATTCGAGGCGGACTTTGTAGACATAATGCAAAATTTATTTGAATGTGGGACACTAAGTAAAGGGGTGGGAGCTTCTTTCATATCGTTGATTCCGAAAGTGGGAGATCGTGTGGAGTTAAGCAATTTTTGGCCTATTAATCTCATTGGGGTGATTAGTAAGGTGGTCTCCAAGGTTTTGGCGAATAGGTTGAAGATGGTTATTCAAAATGTTGTGTCAGAATCTCAATCGGCGTTCTTTTCAGGAAAGTATATGGTCCTTTGATGTCTAATGAGGTTTCATCATGGGCTAAGAAGTATGGTAAAAAGTTGTTCATGTTAACAATACATTTCGATAAGGCATATGATAACGTGAATTGGGAATTTCTGTTTTCTGTGATGGATCAAATGGGTTTTCCTCAGTTGTGGTGTAAGCGGATCCGTGGGGTTTTGACTTCGGTGAGATCTTCGATTTCGGTATATGGTCCGCCTACATTTGAATTTGAGTGTCAGAAAGGCATTCGCCAAGGTGATCATGTTTCCCCGTTTTTATTCATAATTGTTATGGAAGCGTTTTGGGGTTTAATTAAAAAAGCGAGTTATATTGGCGCTTTTGATGGGGTGCGGCTTCCTAAGAATGGTCCGGTTCTTTCCCATTTACTTTATGCGGATGATGCGATGTTTATGGGTGATTGGTCGAATTTTATTTTCGAAAAGATAAAAAGAATCCTTCGAATTTTCTTATGTGTTCAAGTTTGAAGATTAATCTACACAAATCTGTTTTATATGGGATCGGTGTGAATAATGAAGAGTTGGAGGAGAAGGCCGCGGACTTGGGGTGCAAATCGGGTACGATTGCATTCTTGTACTTAGGTATTAAGATCAGGGCAAATATGAATAGAGTTTTGAATTGGGATCTGGTTGTGGACATGTTTCGAAAGAGATTATCTAAATGGAAAGCTAATACTATTTCTATTGGAGGACGGGTGACACTGATTAAATCGGTGTTAGATtttcgcagcccccgacccctgtCTCGAAAGGCGGGCGACCGCGGTACGTAGAGCGGgtggtattggtgtttattaATATGGCAGCGGAATTCTATTCATCAGGACCGTTGttatgaaatatttttatcagagttaaactgtcacacccccaaaatccatctgtggagtatcaccgcttgggagcgtgactgaccaggatcaagccaccaatcatattgaacatgcatttaatattaagtaagataaaagaaaaccatccattcaatacaaaaggtgttcaaaacatatcattgttttaaagtgtagcggaagcatagtaaagaaaccaacagtagtaaatagtttaagcgttgtaacagttcaacataagaaacacgatcctcgtccacaacgacccgcctctccaatgcaagctcccagtacctaacgatctacaaggcatgtaacagaatgatcaacaaactagttgagcgagttcacagtaaataaatgtgtaacagtaagtaacaggtggctctacagggccgatagtaagttatgctggtgggggcttcccatgttaagtgaccactagactgttcgtattattatccctgttcttcgtccgagaacagaagtgtgtataaagtgtgcgtaggttttacgcacgtatccttcgtaacctgaggatagaagtaagtaatgcgtacacgtaggttttacgtgcgtatccttcgtaaccgaggatagaatggcatgtgaacccgtaggtgttatcccaacctacgtaaccgtcctgacatccgaggacatgataggtgatagtctagtaaagcatatgtacgttcctttcaataataacctttaacccattcccacaacccgggaatcccatgccttagtaggagtgtgaactcaccttggtttgctcggtatgctaagttatgcactcacaagtaattaatcacgtcctagtgtatgcacgtataacaaatcagttcatgttcgcaattgtacgcatgcagtttaatgttcacataacagtcagttgcataacagcacacacgtattatttcaccttgcacgaatacagatgctaacattcatctctaagcatggcatgccaattaaatccagcatataatcaatcagtcaaagtatgttcataatccctaacatccttcgaatccagtcactatctttcgacaacagtaatcacaattatctttcggaaacaattatcacaattatccttcggaccaatgttatgttccgaatcctatgtcatctttcggccaacctatctttcggtccaactatctttcggtccaactatctgtcggtccaactatctttcggtccaataatggttcggtcaaactagtatctttcggtcaaactatGTTTCGAGCCATTGATATCTTTCGGTCATAGCAGTTACGTTTATTCCAAGTTTACCCGATTATCATTTAACACCGATTTCACAATTCTACCAAcaccaacaagatcaaacaagcataatcacaatgtttcactcaagaaccctaattcgaTCATAAGAACAAAATCACTTAATCATGTTATGATCCAATTTCATAAGCATACACGTATGGCCGATTATCAAACATCAATACATATCGATCACCCTGACCTGATTACCCAGCCGATTAACAACCAATTCACAGCATTGATCATGAAATCATATTAGTCATCATCATGCTAGCCGATTATCAAGCATGAAATCTAATGTTACTATACAACAATCCAGATCTATAACATGGCAGCCGATTCAAACAAGCTTAGTCAGACATCCTTAATTATTCAAATCATGCGATCATATAATCCAAAACATGCAACAATATCATCATTCAATCAATTAAAACCATACAACTAGCACTAACCGGGAATGAAAGCAAAGGGAATTGATCAGCAGGTGATTTCCGGTTGTTTGTGATTGCCGACACACGCACAaaagaaaactagggtttttgaaaaactaactgccggttacaAGTATTACGTATTTAAACctttcacagaaatgggccaagcccattagagtaactgggccgaaacatatcgaacaatgccgaaggatatgtttcgagctcgaaggttatgtttcgtgcacgaaggatatgtttcgtggtcttcgaatcgaaggatatccttcgtggtccttcgagtccttCGATCTGTATGTTATCTTTCGAGGTCTAGACCAAAAGTtattatgataataataataattctaatattatattctatcaCAGCAAATAATCACATATAGACAAAACGACAATAcatttcattaacacacaacttgtacaattcaagtccacaatccaagcaactaaacagtcaaagtcagcgCGTATTtgatgcgaaagtgaaagtcaaaaactcgagttgtcacattatccccaacttaaaagaaatttcgtcccgaaatttggtacgcacttactgaggaagctaggtaagttacatcgttcactggttttcctggggtgtcacatcatccccccgttgatttggtatttcgtcccgaaattcagtagtagtagcttcagcctcagaagtggatgcattggtttcgaataactgaggGTGCTTTTCTTTCATccggtcttcgcgttcccaggtatactctgggccacgctgggagttccaacgaactcgaacaagagggattctcttgtgtttgaggaccttaacatcccggtccgtgatttcaactggttcctcgacgaactgcaaccgctcgtcgatagtgagttccttaaaaggaactatgagggtctcatctgataggcatttcttcagattcgacacgtgaaatacattgtgaactgcaccgagttcaggaggtaggtttaatctgtaggctaccttgccaatcttctcaatgatctcgaacggtccgacgtaccgcggattgagtttgccccgtttaccaaaacgtaccacacccttccagggtgaaactttcaataaaacccggtccccgacctcaaattccaacggtctcttacgcttatccgcgtaggctttctgacggtcgcgcgctgccgccatgcgttgtcgtatctgtgctatcttttctgtggcgtccacaacaatatctggacccgtaatctgactatcccccacctctgcccaacagagaggtgaccggcatttacgtccgtacaatgcctcgaatggagcggcttgaatgctggtatggtaactgttattgtacgagaactccaccaaagggaggtgcttttcccagccgttgccgaaatcgataacacacgctcgaagcatgtcttctagagtttgaatagttcgctcagactgcccatccgtctgaggatgatatgctgtgctcatgtctaatcgtgagccgaaagatttgtgcatcgcttgccaaagctctgacgtgaatcgtgcatcgcgatccgaaataatagaagtgggcactccgtgcctcgaaacaacttctttaaggtaaacgtctgctagggtagaaaacttatccgtttctttgatagccaagaagtgagcagactttgtgagtcgatcaacgattacccaaatagtgtcattcccacgctgggatctaggtaagcccgtaacgaaatccatggaaatttcttcccatttccactgcggtatcttgggctgctgcagtaggcctgctggtttctgatattcaaccttgactctcgcacaggttaagcattttccaacgtaggtggcgatgtgagccttcatactaggccaccaatatgttgttttgatatcgtggtacattttatctgcccctggatgtaccgagtagcgagacttgtgcgcttcatccatcacaagttcgcgtaagccgccataaagtgggacccaaatacgccccgttacatagtaagcaccgtcttccttttgttccatgcgttgccttgaaccgcgtaaggcttcagctttgacgttgtcAAGTTTCAGTGCCTCTAACTGAgctgctcgtatctgtgcaggaagactggactgaatggtaagctgtagcgctcgcacgcgcttaggtagagtgtctttccgactgagggcatcagccacaacattggccttgcctggatgatacttgatggcgcattcgtagtcgttcagaagttcaacccatcttcgttgacgcatattcaaatccttttgcttaagaatatgctcgagactcctgtgatcggtgtaaatcgtgcaccgggtaccgtacaggtagtgtcgccatatcttaagcgcgaaaacaacagctcccagctctaaatcgtgcgtcgtgtagttccgttcatgaaccttgagttgccgagaggcgtatgcgatcactttatcccgttgcatcaatacacaaccaagcccttgtatcgatgcgtcacaataaaccacgaagtcatccgtgccctcgggcagtgagagaataggcgcgctgcaaagcctatcctttaagtactgaaaagcggtctcctgtgtattaccccatctgtaaacgacacctttctgtgtaagcatagtgagtggttgcgcgatcttggagaagtctttaataaatcgcctgtagtaacctgccaaacccaagaattggcgtatttctgtcggtgtacgtggtgctggccagtttctgatcgaatcaaccttggatggatcgacatgaatcccatccttgtttaccacatggcctaagaagtggacttcacgaagccagaagtcgcattttgaaaactttgcgtacagttgctcttttcgaagaagttccaaaataatacgtagatgctgctcgtgctcctcctgactcttggagtaaatcaaaatgtcgtcgatgaaaacgatgacgaacttgtcgagatacggt
It encodes:
- the LOC110927977 gene encoding uncharacterized protein LOC110927977 is translated as MGSGEGMWVVAGDFNSVRLCSERRNSKFISLATRDFNAFIDEANLHEFTLKGRRFTFVAGNKMSRIDRIFVNWSYFMKWPSAEYRALSRDKSDHSPLRWVGRGREEGVGCGSLLGVPDVKLLNKFRKLRKVIGEWNSECIDKELEEKRGLEEELHHLDLVLDSRELTKEEFWVLGEIKKRLRELDVLKQKDVRQKPRTRWAMDGDDNTKFFHGMINKRRSATFIPGMLVGGVWETKPTVVKREVLGFFHRKFIETMKSRPYLSCYGLKRLSTDEA
- the LOC110927989 gene encoding uncharacterized protein LOC110927989 encodes the protein MSNEVSSWAKKYGKKLFMLTIHFDKAYDNVNWEFLFSVMDQMGFPQLWCKRIRGVLTSVRSSISVYGPPTFEFECQKGIRQGDHVSPFLFIIVMEAFWGLIKKASYIGAFDGVRLPKNGPVLSHLLYADDAMFMGILGPFLAYGAPVTVVNKLESLMRRFLWGESDEVKKMSWVAWDMETKLKQEGGLGLSRLEDNNKALLLKWFWRIYTEKEALWRKVIDSLHGSNRRWGQFL